One region of Pseudomonas sp. ABC1 genomic DNA includes:
- a CDS encoding electron transfer flavoprotein subunit beta/FixA family protein, with translation MKILVAVKRVVDYNVKVRVKADNSGVDLANVKMSMNPFCEIAVEEAVRLKEKGVASEIVVVTVGPTAAQEQLRTALALGADRAVLVESAEELNSLAVAKLLKAVVDKEQPQLVILGKQSIDSDNNQTGQMLAALTGYAQGTFASKVEVAGDKLNVTREIDGGLQTISLALPAVVTTDLRLNEPRYASLPNIMKAKKKPLETVTPDALGVSLASTLKTVKVEAPAARSAGIKVGSVAELVEKLKNEAKVI, from the coding sequence ATGAAGATTCTTGTAGCTGTCAAACGAGTGGTCGATTACAACGTCAAGGTTCGCGTCAAGGCGGACAACTCCGGCGTCGACCTGGCCAACGTCAAGATGTCGATGAACCCCTTCTGCGAGATCGCCGTCGAAGAAGCCGTGCGCCTGAAAGAGAAAGGCGTAGCGAGCGAGATCGTCGTCGTCACCGTCGGTCCGACTGCCGCGCAGGAGCAACTGCGTACCGCCCTGGCGCTGGGCGCCGATCGTGCGGTGCTGGTCGAGAGCGCTGAAGAGCTGAATTCCCTGGCCGTTGCCAAGCTGCTCAAGGCCGTGGTGGACAAGGAGCAGCCGCAACTGGTGATCCTCGGCAAACAGTCCATCGACAGCGACAACAACCAGACCGGCCAGATGCTGGCGGCGCTGACTGGCTATGCCCAGGGTACTTTCGCCTCCAAGGTGGAAGTGGCTGGCGACAAGCTGAACGTCACCCGCGAGATCGATGGCGGCCTGCAGACCATTTCCCTGGCCCTGCCGGCGGTGGTGACCACCGACCTGCGCCTGAACGAGCCGCGCTACGCTTCTTTGCCGAACATCATGAAAGCCAAGAAGAAGCCGCTGGAGACCGTTACTCCGGACGCGCTGGGCGTCAGCCTGGCTTCCACGCTGAAGACCGTGAAGGTCGAGGCACCGGCCGCGCGCAGCGCCGGTATCAAAGTGGGTTCGGTCGCCGAACTGGTCGAGAAACTGAAGAACGAAGCGAAGGTGATCTGA